In the genome of Anabaena cylindrica PCC 7122, the window GTTTCTATTGTCATCATGCTTTTCAAAGGCAAGGAGTTGGCACAAAAATCTTAGATAGTATCGAGTTACAGGCTAAATTTTTAGGAATAACCAAGTTATTTACAGAAGCTAGTATCACAGCCAAGCCTTTTTTTATTAGTAAAAACTTTATTGTAGTCAAAGAACAAGAAGTAGAATGTCGAGGACAGTTATTTATTAATTTTGTGATGGAAAAAACTATTGAATCATTCAATTGAGAAATAAAATATAGCGGTTATCAGTTGAGTGAGATACAACATGACTGGGTATTTTCTTTCTGGGAACACTCTAATAGAAAACATCATAATATGTAAAATTTTGTATAAATTAATTGTCATCTTACTAAAGACATAGCAATTGTTTATTCCATTAGCAAGAAGCTTTTGTAAGCTTAAATATATATAGTAAATCCAAACAAATAATAAATATAGAATTTATCTTTTTCTATATTTTATCTACAAAATTACTGTTTAATCATTGTCAATATAGCAATTACCAAGCTCATGAAATACACCCCACCCGCGCTGTCGCGCACCCTCCCCTTACCAAGGGGAGGGTTGGGGAGAGGTAATTTTGTATCTAACTAGAGTGGGAAAGGCTATAACTTCAATTTCTATTTAGGAAACTACTATTATGACCACCCAAGAACAGCTAAATCAATGGCAGGAATTAGCTCAACAGTTGCGTATTGATAGTATTCGCGCTACGACTGTCGCCGGTTCTGGTCATCCTACTTCTTCTATGTCTTCTGCTGATTTAATGGCAGTTTTATTATCTAAATATCTCCACTACGATTTCGATCATCCAGATAATCCTAATAACGATCGCTTTATTCTCTCTAAAGGACACGCTGCACCGTTGCTGTATTCGATGTATAAAGCAGCAGGCGTGATTTCTGACCAAGAATTACTAT includes:
- a CDS encoding GNAT family N-acetyltransferase translates to MKLRSYRIEDTPEIINLFNDTIHNINVRDYSKEQVEAWASAKLDIEMWINRLSNSFTYVAEENNQIIGFSNLEKNGHIDCFYCHHAFQRQGVGTKILDSIELQAKFLGITKLFTEASITAKPFFISKNFIVVKEQEVECRGQLFINFVMEKTIESFN